One Dysosmobacter welbionis DNA segment encodes these proteins:
- the recQ gene encoding DNA helicase RecQ, which translates to MTKEEALKTYYGYDVFRGGQEAVIDALLSGRDALAIMPTGAGKSVCYQIPALLLSGITLVVSPLVSLMRDQVTQLVQMGIPAAFLNSSLTFRQYLLALDRARAGRYKIIYVAPERLETEGFQAFVREADISLVAVDEAHCISQWGQDFRPSYLNIPAFVESLPHRPPVGAFTATATPDVKADIHRLLDLQDPLELTTGFDRENLYFEVQQPADKRAALLELVKGRPGKCGIVYCATRKNVEEVCDFLRQRGVAAARYHAGLAPEERQRNQEDFLYDRVQVMVATNAFGMGIDKSDVRYVIHYNMPKDMESYYQEAGRAGRDGAPSSCILLYSGQDVRTNEFLITHSEPREDLDPRTAEQLRERDLQRLRQMTGYCRTRRCLRQYILHYFGEHAPDTCSACYNCLHNFEEVDVSRDAKAIVACIAKTGQHFGVGVIAETLCGADTERVRKYHMDREDTYGALGQLTQKEVQERIRFLLDQGVLELSPGQYPVLRLTERAEDVMYGESTLQMKTLREDRSAPARRAAAGELEGDAAELFGRLRALRAQLARRQGVPAYVVFSDKTLREMAISRPRTTTELRAVSGVGSAKAERYGRDFLTVIQDFPS; encoded by the coding sequence ATGACCAAGGAAGAAGCACTGAAAACCTATTACGGCTACGACGTCTTCCGGGGCGGCCAGGAGGCGGTCATCGACGCGCTGCTCTCTGGGCGGGATGCGCTGGCCATCATGCCTACCGGGGCGGGGAAGTCCGTCTGCTACCAAATCCCGGCCTTGCTGCTGTCGGGGATCACCCTGGTGGTCTCGCCTCTGGTGTCCCTGATGCGGGACCAGGTGACGCAGCTGGTGCAGATGGGCATCCCGGCGGCGTTTCTCAACAGCTCCCTAACCTTCCGCCAGTATCTGCTGGCCCTGGACCGGGCCAGGGCGGGGCGGTACAAGATCATCTACGTGGCCCCGGAGCGGCTGGAGACCGAGGGCTTCCAGGCCTTTGTGCGGGAGGCAGACATCTCCCTGGTGGCGGTGGACGAGGCCCACTGCATCTCCCAGTGGGGCCAGGATTTCCGGCCCTCCTACCTGAACATCCCCGCCTTTGTGGAGAGCCTGCCCCACCGGCCCCCGGTGGGAGCCTTCACCGCCACCGCCACGCCGGACGTGAAGGCGGACATCCACCGCCTGCTGGACCTGCAGGACCCGCTGGAGCTGACCACCGGCTTTGACCGGGAGAACCTGTATTTTGAGGTCCAGCAGCCTGCGGACAAGCGGGCGGCGCTGCTGGAGCTGGTGAAGGGCCGCCCCGGCAAGTGCGGCATCGTCTACTGTGCCACCCGGAAGAATGTGGAGGAGGTGTGCGACTTCCTCCGCCAGCGGGGGGTAGCCGCCGCCCGGTATCACGCTGGCCTGGCCCCAGAGGAGCGGCAGAGGAACCAGGAGGACTTCCTCTACGACCGGGTGCAGGTGATGGTGGCCACCAACGCCTTCGGCATGGGCATCGACAAGTCCGATGTCCGGTATGTCATCCACTACAATATGCCCAAGGACATGGAGAGCTACTACCAGGAGGCGGGCCGGGCGGGCCGGGACGGGGCGCCCTCCAGCTGCATCCTGTTGTACAGTGGCCAGGATGTGCGGACTAATGAGTTTCTCATCACCCACAGCGAGCCCCGGGAGGACTTGGATCCCCGGACGGCCGAGCAGCTGCGGGAGCGGGACCTGCAGCGGCTGCGGCAGATGACCGGCTACTGCCGGACACGCCGGTGTTTGCGGCAGTATATCCTGCACTACTTCGGCGAGCACGCGCCGGACACTTGCAGCGCCTGCTACAACTGCCTCCATAACTTCGAAGAGGTGGATGTCAGCCGGGACGCCAAGGCCATCGTGGCCTGCATTGCCAAAACCGGACAGCACTTCGGCGTGGGTGTCATCGCGGAGACCCTCTGCGGTGCGGACACGGAGCGGGTGCGGAAGTACCACATGGACCGGGAGGATACCTACGGCGCTTTGGGTCAGCTGACCCAGAAGGAGGTCCAGGAGCGCATCCGCTTCCTGCTGGACCAGGGCGTGCTGGAGCTGAGTCCGGGGCAGTATCCGGTGCTGCGGCTGACGGAGCGGGCGGAGGACGTGATGTACGGCGAATCGACGCTCCAGATGAAGACGCTGCGGGAGGACCGGTCCGCCCCGGCCCGCCGGGCGGCGGCCGGGGAGCTGGAGGGGGATGCGGCGGAGCTGTTCGGCCGCCTCCGGGCCCTGCGGGCCCAGTTGGCCCGGCGGCAGGGAGTCCCCGCCTACGTGGTGTTCTCGGACAAGACCCTGCGGGAGATGGCGATTTCCCGCCCCCGGACCACGACGGAGCTGCGTGCGGTCAGCGGCGTGGGCTCCGCCAAGGCGGAGCGGTACGGCCGGGACTTTCTGACGGTGATCCAGGACTTTCCGTCGTGA
- the rpoD gene encoding RNA polymerase sigma factor RpoD, whose amino-acid sequence MNNEKLRELLARGKKKGKLDSADLMDAVDDLNLESDQMDQLYDSLEALNIDISADDALLADLPDDEPAAEEIADVEEEELVDPNTLVNSFSIDDPVRMYLKEIGKVPLLSPDEEIDLAQAMGAGNEADRKLAEIDRLRKEGQEIPYSQEEIAAWKSAHAKGETAKQKLAEANLRLVVSIAKRYVGRGMLFLDLIQEGNLGLIKAVEKFDYTKGYKFSTYATWWIRQAITRAIADQARTIRIPVHMVETINKVIRVSRQLLQELGHDPSPNEISAEMGMPVEKVREILKIAQEPVSLETPIGEEEDSHLGDFIPDEGASEPSEAASFTLLKEQLMDVLSTLTPREEKVLKLRFGIEDGRTRTLEEVGKEFNVTRERIRQIEAKALRKLRHPSRSKKLKDFLN is encoded by the coding sequence ATGAACAACGAAAAACTGCGGGAACTGCTGGCCCGCGGTAAGAAGAAGGGCAAGTTGGACTCCGCAGATCTGATGGACGCGGTGGATGACCTGAATCTGGAGAGCGATCAGATGGATCAGCTCTACGACTCCCTGGAGGCGCTGAACATCGACATCAGCGCCGACGATGCCCTGTTGGCGGACCTGCCGGATGACGAGCCCGCCGCAGAGGAGATCGCCGATGTGGAGGAAGAGGAGCTGGTGGATCCCAACACTCTGGTGAACAGCTTCTCCATCGACGATCCTGTCCGTATGTATCTGAAAGAGATCGGCAAGGTGCCCCTGTTGTCCCCGGATGAGGAGATCGACCTGGCCCAGGCCATGGGCGCGGGCAACGAGGCCGACCGGAAGCTGGCGGAGATCGACCGGCTCCGGAAGGAGGGGCAGGAGATCCCCTACTCCCAGGAGGAGATCGCCGCCTGGAAGTCCGCCCACGCCAAGGGTGAGACCGCCAAGCAGAAGCTGGCGGAGGCCAACCTCCGCCTGGTGGTGTCCATCGCCAAGCGGTACGTGGGCAGGGGCATGCTGTTCCTGGATCTGATCCAGGAGGGCAATCTGGGCCTGATCAAGGCGGTGGAGAAGTTCGACTACACCAAGGGCTACAAGTTCTCCACCTACGCTACCTGGTGGATCCGGCAGGCCATCACCCGGGCCATCGCCGACCAGGCCCGCACCATCCGCATCCCTGTCCACATGGTGGAGACCATCAACAAGGTGATTCGGGTCAGCCGCCAGCTCCTGCAGGAGCTGGGCCATGATCCGTCTCCCAATGAGATCAGCGCGGAGATGGGAATGCCGGTGGAGAAGGTCCGGGAGATCCTGAAAATTGCCCAGGAGCCCGTCTCCCTGGAGACCCCCATCGGTGAGGAGGAGGACTCCCACCTGGGCGACTTCATCCCCGACGAGGGGGCCAGTGAGCCCAGCGAAGCCGCCAGCTTCACCCTGCTGAAGGAGCAGCTGATGGATGTTCTCTCCACTCTCACTCCCCGGGAGGAAAAGGTTCTAAAGCTCCGCTTCGGCATCGAGGACGGCCGCACCCGCACCCTGGAGGAAGTGGGCAAGGAATTCAACGTTACCCGGGAGCGCATCCGCCAGATCGAGGCCAAGGCCCTGCGGAAACTGCGCCACCCCAGCCGCAGCAAAAAGCTGAAGGATTTTCTGAACTGA
- the dnaG gene encoding DNA primase, with the protein MPFPQSFLDELMARSDIVDVVGSYVQLTRKGANLFGLCPFHSEKTGSFSVSPDKQIYYCFGCKRGGGVINFIMEEENLSFPDAVRFLAKRAGMEVPEEDGDREAGRRRQRLLDLNRDAARFYYQMLQQPEGRAVQEYLDRRKIRRATAVNFGLGASLDAWDALILAMTKKGYTKSELLEAGLAVQNRNGGLYDKFRNRLIFPVIDVRGDVVAFGGRVLDKSEPKYMNSQETPVYSKRRVLYGLNLAKKSKRSNIILCEGNIDVVTLHQAGFDNAVASMGTALTVEQTRLLSRFTKELVLCYDNDNAGKIATERALEILNNSEFSVKVLQLPRRRTEDGELVKQDADDFIKLQGKDAFEALLTGSENGIEFRMAQVAGKYDLSSDEARVAYCEEVSALLAALANPVEREIYTTRAAETAKITPEVMRLEVQRAFKRRLSREKRQELRRDLNPAVQLQPKERELRYDNIRSARAEEGILRLLIRDESLFPEEPPLREEQFSSPLLGRAFTTLWQAKAAGRVPSLAAQAEFFSQEEMNHLTGVCQQPESLRNGQQALADYIRIVQTEAEKRLGGGTADPLLAATEKYKDKKGTGGKQHGK; encoded by the coding sequence ATGCCCTTTCCCCAGAGCTTTCTGGACGAGCTGATGGCCCGGAGTGACATCGTGGACGTGGTGGGCAGCTATGTGCAGCTGACCCGAAAGGGCGCGAATCTCTTTGGTCTGTGTCCCTTCCACAGTGAGAAGACCGGCTCCTTCTCCGTCTCTCCGGACAAACAGATCTACTACTGCTTCGGCTGCAAGCGGGGCGGCGGCGTTATCAACTTCATCATGGAGGAGGAGAATCTCTCCTTCCCGGATGCGGTGCGCTTTCTGGCCAAACGGGCGGGGATGGAGGTGCCGGAGGAGGACGGCGACCGGGAGGCGGGCCGCAGGCGCCAGCGTCTGCTGGACCTGAACCGGGACGCGGCCCGGTTCTACTATCAGATGCTCCAACAGCCGGAGGGGCGGGCGGTGCAGGAATATCTGGACCGGCGGAAAATTCGCAGGGCCACGGCAGTGAACTTCGGTCTGGGAGCCTCTCTGGATGCCTGGGACGCGCTGATCCTGGCCATGACGAAGAAGGGCTACACGAAGTCGGAGCTGCTGGAGGCAGGCCTGGCGGTGCAGAACCGGAACGGCGGCCTGTACGACAAGTTCCGCAACCGGCTCATCTTTCCTGTCATCGATGTGCGGGGAGACGTGGTGGCCTTCGGCGGCCGGGTCCTGGACAAGTCTGAGCCCAAGTACATGAACTCCCAGGAGACACCGGTGTACTCCAAACGGCGGGTTCTGTACGGACTGAATCTGGCCAAGAAATCCAAGCGGTCCAACATCATCCTCTGCGAGGGCAACATCGACGTGGTAACGCTCCACCAAGCGGGATTCGACAACGCAGTGGCCTCCATGGGGACGGCTTTGACAGTGGAGCAGACACGGCTCCTCAGCCGGTTCACGAAGGAGCTGGTGCTGTGCTACGACAATGACAACGCCGGCAAGATCGCCACGGAGCGGGCGCTGGAGATCCTGAACAACTCGGAGTTTTCGGTCAAGGTCCTTCAGCTGCCCCGGCGGCGGACGGAGGATGGCGAACTGGTAAAGCAGGACGCCGACGACTTCATCAAGCTCCAGGGAAAAGACGCCTTCGAGGCGCTGCTGACCGGCAGTGAGAACGGCATCGAGTTCCGCATGGCCCAGGTGGCGGGTAAGTACGACCTCTCCAGTGACGAGGCCCGTGTGGCCTACTGTGAGGAGGTCAGCGCCCTGCTGGCCGCACTTGCCAATCCGGTAGAGCGGGAGATCTACACCACCCGGGCCGCAGAGACCGCCAAGATCACGCCGGAGGTCATGAGGCTGGAGGTCCAGCGGGCCTTCAAACGCCGCCTCTCCCGGGAGAAGCGGCAGGAGCTGCGGCGGGACCTGAACCCGGCGGTCCAGCTCCAGCCCAAGGAGCGGGAGCTGCGATACGACAACATCCGCTCCGCCCGGGCGGAGGAGGGCATCCTGCGGCTGCTGATCCGGGACGAGAGCCTGTTCCCGGAGGAGCCGCCCCTGCGGGAGGAGCAGTTCTCCTCCCCACTGCTGGGCCGTGCCTTTACCACGCTGTGGCAGGCCAAGGCGGCAGGACGCGTCCCCTCCCTGGCGGCCCAGGCGGAGTTCTTCTCCCAGGAGGAGATGAACCATCTCACCGGCGTCTGCCAGCAGCCGGAGTCTCTGCGAAACGGACAACAGGCGCTGGCGGACTACATACGCATCGTACAGACGGAGGCCGAGAAGCGGCTGGGGGGCGGGACTGCCGACCCGCTGCTGGCGGCCACAGAAAAATACAAAGACAAAAAGGGTACTGGAGGAAAGCAGCATGGCAAATGA
- a CDS encoding 4'-phosphopantetheinyl transferase family protein, which yields MSIELWAARLERPLTERETEAMLPLLPPERQERLLRIKQSEKRREPLCAYLILRHALWEQYRWRELPPIRLTSLGKPYFPDFPEVHFNLSHTTGAVLVALSGEPVGVDIEHIRPVSERAMRRLADVTTERAFFQSWVRREARAKRSGAGVGTMLASETPLQPGERFYFLDTFPGYVAGVATRDGGPPGQVRKYSLDDMMG from the coding sequence ATGTCCATCGAGCTTTGGGCGGCCCGGTTGGAGCGCCCGCTGACGGAGCGGGAGACGGAGGCCATGCTGCCCCTGCTGCCCCCGGAGCGGCAGGAGCGGCTGCTGCGGATCAAGCAGTCGGAAAAGCGGCGGGAGCCCCTGTGCGCCTATCTCATTCTACGCCATGCCTTGTGGGAGCAGTACCGCTGGCGGGAGCTTCCGCCTATCCGGCTCACCTCTCTGGGCAAGCCCTACTTCCCGGATTTCCCAGAGGTCCACTTCAATCTGAGCCACACCACCGGCGCGGTGCTGGTGGCCCTGTCCGGGGAGCCGGTGGGGGTGGATATCGAGCACATCCGGCCGGTGAGCGAGCGGGCCATGCGGCGTCTGGCGGATGTGACCACGGAACGGGCCTTCTTCCAGAGCTGGGTCCGGCGGGAGGCCCGGGCCAAGCGCAGCGGCGCCGGCGTGGGGACCATGCTGGCGTCGGAGACCCCGCTCCAGCCTGGGGAGCGATTCTATTTTCTGGACACCTTTCCGGGCTATGTGGCGGGAGTGGCCACCCGGGACGGGGGCCCGCCAGGCCAGGTGCGCAAATACTCCCTGGATGATATGATGGGATAA
- a CDS encoding CBS domain-containing protein — MNIAYFLLPKHSVAYLYDDCTFRQGLEKMRHHGYTAIPVISRDGKYVGTVSEGDFLWQLLSKDCETLTAYSMKDMERLQVRDILRGNSYPPVRITVTMEELLHSAMNQNFIPVVDDLGNFTGIVTRKDIIRYFAEQKDAAEPLPLRKIV; from the coding sequence GTGAACATAGCTTATTTTCTGCTCCCGAAGCACAGCGTCGCCTATCTGTACGATGACTGCACCTTCCGTCAGGGACTGGAAAAGATGCGGCACCACGGCTATACCGCCATCCCCGTCATCAGCCGGGATGGGAAATATGTCGGTACAGTCAGTGAGGGGGATTTCCTCTGGCAGCTCCTGTCCAAGGACTGCGAGACCTTGACTGCCTACTCCATGAAGGACATGGAGCGGCTGCAGGTCCGGGACATTCTGCGGGGCAACAGCTATCCTCCCGTCCGGATCACCGTCACCATGGAAGAGCTCCTCCACAGCGCCATGAACCAGAACTTCATCCCTGTGGTGGACGACCTGGGGAACTTCACCGGGATCGTCACCCGAAAAGACATCATCCGCTACTTTGCGGAGCAGAAGGATGCGGCGGAGCCGCTGCCTTTGCGGAAGATCGTATAA
- a CDS encoding Crp/Fnr family transcriptional regulator, producing MQQKGAAAMLTPQELKKSPLFQDIGYENYQQMLDCFQAVQRSYRVDEVIYDFSGPAGNAVGVVERGEASLIRIDEEGVATVLEELGPGGVFGKSLAFSTSGRDSLEVVCRTACDVVFIDYPHILKRCERACTHHSLLVQNMLRLISDKAQALSERVDVLSRRSIREKLLCYFNQLAEKEGSRTFQLPFSLSMLADYIATDRSAMMRELKRLKEEGVLRSEGRRITLCTG from the coding sequence ATGCAACAGAAGGGAGCGGCCGCGATGTTGACCCCACAGGAACTGAAAAAGAGCCCCTTGTTTCAGGACATCGGGTACGAGAATTACCAGCAGATGCTGGACTGCTTTCAGGCGGTGCAGCGGAGCTATCGGGTGGACGAGGTGATCTACGACTTCTCCGGCCCGGCTGGCAACGCCGTAGGCGTGGTGGAGCGGGGGGAGGCATCCCTGATCCGCATCGACGAGGAGGGAGTCGCCACTGTGCTGGAGGAGCTGGGCCCCGGCGGTGTGTTCGGCAAGAGCCTGGCGTTTTCCACCTCCGGCCGGGACAGCTTGGAAGTGGTCTGCCGCACGGCCTGCGACGTGGTGTTCATCGACTATCCCCATATTCTGAAGCGGTGTGAGCGGGCCTGCACCCATCATAGCCTGCTGGTGCAGAATATGCTGCGGCTGATCTCAGACAAGGCCCAGGCCCTGTCCGAGCGGGTGGACGTTCTCTCCCGCCGGTCCATCCGGGAAAAGCTCCTGTGCTACTTCAACCAGCTGGCGGAGAAGGAGGGGAGCCGGACCTTCCAGCTGCCCTTCTCCCTGAGTATGCTGGCGGATTACATCGCCACGGACCGCAGCGCCATGATGCGGGAGCTGAAGCGATTGAAGGAGGAGGGCGTCCTCCGGTCCGAGGGGCGGCGCATCACCCTTTGTACAGGATGA